The Synergistaceae bacterium DNA segment CTGCCTGCAGTTAAGATGCTCGGCGTTGATGAAGTACATTTCGGCGTTGTTCTGGTGTGCTGCCTGTCAATCGGACTTGCTACGCCTCCGTTCGGACTTGACCTGTTCGTCGCGGGCAATATCTCTCAGGATCAGCCTATGGCCGTCGCAAAGAGAGCGTTCCCGTTCATCGTTGCGTTCCTGCTTTCGCTTGCTCTGATTGTGTACGTTCCCGCAATCAGCACGTGGCTTGTGTATTAGGAGGGGTAAATCATGAAGAAATTTGTCATTGCCCTGTTAGTGTTCGTACTTGCGCTCTCGTCGTGTGCATTCGGCGCGTCAGAGTTCGATGAATTATGGCTGGTTACCGCCGACACGACAGCGAAGGGTGCTGCGGGTCAGGTGTTTGTACAGCTTGTGCAGGAAAAAGTGAAGGCAGCCAATGCCGGACTCGTAATCGACTACTTCCCCAACGGAGAGCTTGGCGGCGACGCTGACCTTCTCCGTCAGGCACAGAAGGGCTACATTGCAATCATGCTCTGCCAGACTGCGCCGGTTGTGTCGTTCATTCCTGAAGTTGCAGTGTTTGACCTTCCGATGGTGTTTGCGCGTTACGACGGCGACACGATCGATAAGGTGCTCAACGGAGATTCGACGTTCCATCAGAAGATGTCAGAGGCCTACGAGAAGGCGGGGCTTCACCTGCTGGGCTTCATGCAGAACGCGACATACAGGCTCGCGACAGCCAACAGAGACCTTCAGACTTTGAGCGACTTCAAGGGACTGCAGATCCGTACGATGGAGAACAAGAACCACATGGATTTCTGGACGGCAATCGGCGCAGAGCCTACACCTCTTGCGTGGGCTGAGCTGTACATCTCCCTTCAGCAGGGAACGGTCAACGCTCAGGAGAACGCGGCGGATACCTGCGTGGGCGCGCACTTCGAGGAAGTCCAGAACTACCTGGCCTGCACGAATCACATTCTGTACTGCAACCAGATCTGCATGAACAAGAAGCTGTACGATGCTCTTTCGCCGGAGCACAAGGCAGTGCTGGATAAGGCAGTAGCAGAGGCACTTGCTGAGATGCGTCCGAAGCTCGAGGAGATCGACAGGAGCAACAAGGAGATACTCATCAAGGGCAACATGAAGATGATCGAGTACGACAACTCCTTCTTCTCTGACGTGCTGGACATTCAGGGCGTAAAAGATCTGTACAAGAGGATAGACACCGCGACCAACGGACTGGGCAATATTCTTGTCGACAGTCTTGCGGCGGCGGCGAGGCTTTCACAGGCTGAGGCAGAGGCATCTGCTGTTGTTGCACCTGCACCGGCTGAGTAACATCAAGCGTTAGGAATTTCTCCCCCTGCTGTGCCTCAAAACATAGCGGGGGGTTGTCATTAAGGAGGCGTAAACATGAAGAAGGTATCAGCATTAGCAGCAGTTCTCGTTCTGGCACTGTGCGCGTCGGCGTTTGCGTACACGCCCGGCACGTACACAGCGACAGCAAAAGGCAACAACGCCAACGTTCCTGTTGAAGTTTCGGTAACGTTCGATGCGGAGAAGATTACGGCAATCGAGGTAACGAAGCACGAGGAGACTCCGGGACTGGGCGATAAGGCGTTCGAGCTCGTAATTCCCCGCATCCTCGAGGCGCAGAGTACGAAGGTTGACGGAATGACCGGCGCGACGATGTCATCAAACGCGCTCAAAGAAGCCGTAGACGCGTGCATAGCTCAGGCATCAGGCAAAACCGCCGAAATCGTAGAGACCTTCAAGCCCGGCACGTACACCGCGACGGTTACGGGGCACAACGGCCCTCTGACGGTAACAATGACTTTCTCGGAGAAGGAGATTCTCTCCCTCAAGACAGAGGACGTAGAGTCTCCCGGCATCGGAATTTCTGCGATCGAGATTCTGACAAGCGAAATCCTCAGCAACCAGTCCTTAGCATGTGATGCAGTCAGCGGAGCAACCGTAACCAGCGGTGCATTCCTGGCCGCAGTCCGTGAGTGCATCAAGCAGACCGGCATAACCGCATCAGTCCTCGAGGCGCGCAAGATAGCTTACCCCGAGAAGAAGGATGCTCCCGTTGAGATGGAAGCAGACGTGATTATCGTCGGAGCAGGCGGAGCAGGGTTCGCGGCGGCAACCGAAGCCCTCGAGAACGGCGCAACAGTAATCATCCTCGAGAAGAACGAGATGATAGGCGGAAACACCGCACGTGCGGGCGGAACTCTCAACGCCCCTGACCCTGAACGCCAGAGCAAGATGAATCCTCCTGTTGAGGACAGCGTCGAAAAATTCTTCATGAACACGCTGGAGGCTGGAGACTTTAAGGCTGACCCTGCACTTGTTGCGGTTCTGACGCGCGGAGCTCTTGACGCAAGGCACTGGCTCACAGATCACGGCACAGTGTGGACGGAAATGGTCTACCAGACGATAGGCGGACTGTGGCCGAGAAGCCTCGACGAGAAGGACAAGATAGCGTTCAATGGCTTCGTCGCGCCTCTGGCGAAGAGAGTTGCTGAGCTCGGCGGAAAAGTTATCCTGAACTGCAAGGCCGAGAGCCTCACGCAGGATGAGAGCGGCAGAGTTACGGGGGTTATCGCGTTCGACACCAAGAACGGGCAGGAGTACCGTTTCACGGCGAAGAAGGGCGTAGTTCTCGCGACCGGCGGATACGCGGCAAGTGCTGAGCTCGTGAAGAAGTACAACGGACTTTCCGGGCTTCCTACGTCCAACGCTCCAACATCGACCGGCGACGGCATCGAGATGGGGCTTGCGGCAGGTGCTGCGCTTGAGGGAATGGAGTACGTACAGATTCACCCGCACGGAAACCCTGTTACTGGCGGACTGCAGAGCCATTTTGCGGGCGTAATCAAGAACTCAATCTACGTGAACAAGAACGGGAAGCGTTTCGTCGAAGAGAGCGGCAGGCGCGACGTAATCTCCAACGCAACG contains these protein-coding regions:
- a CDS encoding TRAP transporter large permease subunit — translated: LPAVKMLGVDEVHFGVVLVCCLSIGLATPPFGLDLFVAGNISQDQPMAVAKRAFPFIVAFLLSLALIVYVPAISTWLVY
- a CDS encoding flavocytochrome c; amino-acid sequence: MKKVSALAAVLVLALCASAFAYTPGTYTATAKGNNANVPVEVSVTFDAEKITAIEVTKHEETPGLGDKAFELVIPRILEAQSTKVDGMTGATMSSNALKEAVDACIAQASGKTAEIVETFKPGTYTATVTGHNGPLTVTMTFSEKEILSLKTEDVESPGIGISAIEILTSEILSNQSLACDAVSGATVTSGAFLAAVRECIKQTGITASVLEARKIAYPEKKDAPVEMEADVIIVGAGGAGFAAATEALENGATVIILEKNEMIGGNTARAGGTLNAPDPERQSKMNPPVEDSVEKFFMNTLEAGDFKADPALVAVLTRGALDARHWLTDHGTVWTEMVYQTIGGLWPRSLDEKDKIAFNGFVAPLAKRVAELGGKVILNCKAESLTQDESGRVTGVIAFDTKNGQEYRFTAKKGVVLATGGYAASAELVKKYNGLSGLPTSNAPTSTGDGIEMGLAAGAALEGMEYVQIHPHGNPVTGGLQSHFAGVIKNSIYVNKNGKRFVEESGRRDVISNATIAQPGQIMYSIFDSEGGFYAGVKELPAVELNNLTSKGYLYKADTLEDLAKQAGIDPEGLKATVARYNELVAAGKDTDFEKDEVELPIGKAPFYCVPLSPTLHHTMGGLKINTEAQVLREDGSIIAGLYAAGEVTGGIHGSNRVGGNALTDGVVFGRIAGRNAAAGK
- a CDS encoding TRAP transporter substrate-binding protein, encoding MKKFVIALLVFVLALSSCAFGASEFDELWLVTADTTAKGAAGQVFVQLVQEKVKAANAGLVIDYFPNGELGGDADLLRQAQKGYIAIMLCQTAPVVSFIPEVAVFDLPMVFARYDGDTIDKVLNGDSTFHQKMSEAYEKAGLHLLGFMQNATYRLATANRDLQTLSDFKGLQIRTMENKNHMDFWTAIGAEPTPLAWAELYISLQQGTVNAQENAADTCVGAHFEEVQNYLACTNHILYCNQICMNKKLYDALSPEHKAVLDKAVAEALAEMRPKLEEIDRSNKEILIKGNMKMIEYDNSFFSDVLDIQGVKDLYKRIDTATNGLGNILVDSLAAAARLSQAEAEASAVVAPAPAE